TTTTAGACAAATTAGATACCATAGAATTTTTCAATGCATAAATGATAATCTGGACAAGTTCCAGGACTTGgactttatttatatatttatatttggaGAATGATATGGCGTTGTTGTCTTCATCCCCGGCCCCCTTTCCTCAATAGAATTACATATTTGATCTTTCTGATCCAATGGAATCAACAAGAAGGGAGATAATCAAATTGATTATATTAAGGTTGTGAACGTCCTTGACAATATAGTTGACCTTAATtgttttaaaaatgaaaaaaaaaaaagaaaaatataggtaaacaataaaaatattaaacaatgtaaataatagatatatcggatgttcattttattagtgtacagatagttattttaatactaaaatttaGAGAGTTAATTTAGAACTGTAGTgtgttttaatttgattaatagttgttcatattgttcaataaaattattgTTCCCTAACATTTCCAAAAAGAAATTACCTAAAACTTTTGTATTTGTAATGATCGaatgataaaaaaagatatacttgaattaaatttatataatgaaAATCTAGAATACAATTTCTATTTCCATGGAAAACAAGTCTAAACTAATTAATTTGACAAAGGGTGATCGATCACCTAAATTAAACATTGTTCATTTTATATGTACACAAATGAATATatatagagggagagagagagagagtagataGCAGGTGAAAGTTGTATACGGAAGATATAATGATTGATGAGCTAGCGGAATCCTACTCCTACTCTTGTAGTCCTTGACTGATAAAGTTCCAACCTGATTCTGGCTTCAGGCAATAGTGACTCAATGGAAGGATCTTGAATTAGATGTGCTTGCTTGGTGCACCACTCAAGGACGATGAGAACCTCTTCTTGAGCAAGAATATCACTTTTGGGGACATGCAGAGCTATGTAACACAGAAGAGTGACGGAGGGAATCTGCACCATCTGCTCACCGAAGTAAACGAGTTGGATGAGGTGCTTGGCACCGCCAGCCTCGATGATGGCGTTGCAGTGAGTCTCGTGGAGGAAGTTGTCGGTACAGGCAAACTTGTTGAGAGCATTAGCGGCCTCCATGGACACTTGGGCCTCTCTCTCGTCAAGAAGCCTCACCAATGGGGGAATCAATCTAGTCTCCGTTGCACGGAAGGTCCTTGCTAGGTTGCCAATGGATCTTATGCAAGGAATGAGAAGGTTCGATTCACCTTTGTCGATCACTTTAAGCAGCTGCTCCACAACAGCCTTTGCGGAAGGGGAGGTGGGCTTAAAGGCGTCGCGTCTCAGCTCTGCATACTGCTCTGCCACTGCGGTGATCTCCATGAGCGCCATTGCCGAGTAATACTGCACATCCTCGGGCCCTTTCTCCAGCAGAACCGCGAAACACAGAAGAGCTCTGGATTCCGTTATATTCCTGCAGATGGTGAGGTTACCCTTGGAAAGCTGCCAAAGAGCTCTCGCTGCCATGGCCTTCATCTGTGCTTTTGTGGCCGGATCTTCTGCCTCTCTTCCCTTGATGCTCGTTCCTGCAATGGACACATGATGGtgttgctgttgctgttgctTCTTGGCATCGTCGGCCGCGCGCCCCTGCGCCATGAATGTGTTGGTAACCAGATTTTGCATCTGGCTAGAGGCGTGATTTCCCCCCATGGGGTGGGCAGGTTTGTAGCGATGATCATCAAGAGAGGCCTTTCTGTGGTCATCGTCGGGGTCCAAGGAGGACATTTTGTTCTTGTTGGCAATGGCGTACTTGCTGTGCTCCTGAATGGTCTCGAAGGCCAAATGGCTAACAAGCAAGCGTATGGCGTTGTTCTGGGCGAAATGATCCTGGCACTTGGGATGGTTTGCCGCCAGCTCCGAAATAGCCCATGCAACCATCACCTGAACCTTCATGTGCCCGTCTTTCAGGACTTTCACAAACGCTGAGCAAACACCTGCGTTAACAATCTGCTCCACGCTCTCTGGATCTTTCCCAAGCAACCCGATTGCCCTCGCAGCATTCTCTTGACCCTCCAATCGCCCTTCTTTCAACAACTTCAGCAACGGCGCCACCCCACCTTCCTCCACAATCAGTTTTCCGTAGCGGTCGTTGTCACGagccaaggaaaccaaggaagccGCAGCGTCTGCACGTTCTTCCACGGGGCAGCCAGAGAGTAAGATGGCGACCTGCTCCCATATGAGGCAGAGAATGGGCTCGTTGGAGGCGATGGGAGGAAGGCCGAGATACTCGTCGTCGCGCTCCTCCGCGGAAGCCGAGACGCGAAGGAGCCACTGGACGTCACCGATGGAATTCTCGAGCTGCAAGAAGGTTTTGCGGAAGGCGGTGGCCGGGATGATGGTAAAGAGCCTCTTGATG
This region of Arachis hypogaea cultivar Tifrunner chromosome 8, arahy.Tifrunner.gnm2.J5K5, whole genome shotgun sequence genomic DNA includes:
- the LOC112708310 gene encoding uncharacterized protein — encoded protein: MSSIVKDILASPIQMADQISKLAEDVPNFKDDCQTLKGKTEKLSALLRQAARNSNDLYERPTRRIIEDTEQVLDKALTLVIKCRANTFIKRLFTIIPATAFRKTFLQLENSIGDVQWLLRVSASAEERDDEYLGLPPIASNEPILCLIWEQVAILLSGCPVEERADAAASLVSLARDNDRYGKLIVEEGGVAPLLKLLKEGRLEGQENAARAIGLLGKDPESVEQIVNAGVCSAFVKVLKDGHMKVQVMVAWAISELAANHPKCQDHFAQNNAIRLLVSHLAFETIQEHSKYAIANKNKMSSLDPDDDHRKASLDDHRYKPAHPMGGNHASSQMQNLVTNTFMAQGRAADDAKKQQQQQHHHVSIAGTSIKGREAEDPATKAQMKAMAARALWQLSKGNLTICRNITESRALLCFAVLLEKGPEDVQYYSAMALMEITAVAEQYAELRRDAFKPTSPSAKAVVEQLLKVIDKGESNLLIPCIRSIGNLARTFRATETRLIPPLVRLLDEREAQVSMEAANALNKFACTDNFLHETHCNAIIEAGGAKHLIQLVYFGEQMVQIPSVTLLCYIALHVPKSDILAQEEVLIVLEWCTKQAHLIQDPSIESLLPEARIRLELYQSRTTRVGVGFR